A single genomic interval of Streptomyces sp. NBC_00663 harbors:
- a CDS encoding penicillin acylase family protein, which translates to MRTRLRRAVVAAVALLTATTALPAAAAQGHDRQQHPSHGGLSATIRYTEYGIPHIVAKDYADLGFGTGWAQAADQVCTLADGFVTVRGERSRFFGPDAAPDGSLSSAAKNLSSDLYFKGVRESGTVERLLAEPAPVGPSRQAKDLMRGFAAGYNAWLRRNRITDPTCRGAAWVRPVTELDVAARGFALAVLGGQGRGVDGITAAQPPTTTAATETPAAQDTARAARELLATDSADMGSNAVAFSGATTADGRGLLLGNPHYPWQGGRRFWQSQQTIPGELNVSGGSLLGSATVSIGHNARVAWSHTVATGVPLNLHQLTLDPADPTAYLVDGKSERMTRRTITVEVKDGTPVTRTQWWTRYGPVVTSLGASVPLPWTTTTAYALNDPNAANLRASDTALGFSKARGTADVLTSLQRTQGLPWVNTIAADAAGHSLFTQSQVLPRITDELAQRCSTPLGKVTYPSAGLAVLDGSRGDCAPGSDADAVQPGIFGPAKMPTLTDAPYAENSNDSAWLANAEQPLAGYERIFGTTGTQRSMRTRGAIEDVAALARRGDLTVRDLQRQQFANRVPAGDLIAADAAKACAALPGGTATGSDGKAVDVSEACGVLAAWDRTANTDSRGALLFDRLWRRIPAAQLWKVPFSASDPVGTPNTLNTDSTAFPIALADTVAELRAAGIALNSPLGQHQFVVRNGQRIPVPGGTESLGVWNKVEPVWDTANGGYTEVSTGSSYIQAVGWDGSRCPVAHTLLTYSQSSNPNSPHYSDQTRLFSQERWVTSRFCEKDILSSPSLRVVRVRS; encoded by the coding sequence ATGCGCACCCGCCTCAGACGCGCCGTCGTCGCGGCCGTCGCCCTGCTCACCGCCACCACCGCCCTGCCGGCCGCCGCCGCTCAGGGACATGACCGGCAGCAGCACCCCTCGCACGGCGGTCTGTCCGCCACCATCCGCTATACCGAGTACGGCATTCCGCACATCGTCGCGAAGGACTACGCGGACCTCGGCTTCGGCACCGGCTGGGCGCAGGCCGCCGACCAGGTGTGCACGCTCGCCGACGGTTTCGTGACCGTGCGCGGCGAGCGGTCCCGTTTCTTCGGGCCGGACGCCGCCCCGGACGGCTCGCTCTCCTCGGCGGCGAAGAACCTCTCCAGCGACCTCTACTTCAAGGGTGTCCGGGAGTCCGGCACGGTGGAGAGGCTGCTCGCGGAGCCGGCGCCGGTGGGGCCGAGCCGACAGGCGAAGGACCTGATGCGGGGCTTCGCGGCCGGATACAACGCCTGGCTGCGGCGGAACCGGATCACCGACCCGACGTGCAGGGGTGCCGCCTGGGTCCGGCCGGTGACCGAACTCGACGTCGCGGCCCGCGGTTTCGCGCTCGCCGTGCTCGGGGGCCAGGGGCGGGGCGTGGACGGCATCACGGCCGCGCAGCCGCCGACGACGACGGCCGCCACCGAGACTCCCGCCGCCCAGGACACCGCCCGCGCGGCCCGGGAACTCCTCGCCACCGACTCCGCCGACATGGGCTCCAACGCCGTCGCCTTCAGCGGCGCGACGACGGCCGACGGTCGCGGTCTGCTGCTGGGCAACCCGCACTACCCCTGGCAGGGCGGTCGCCGCTTCTGGCAGTCACAGCAGACGATCCCCGGTGAACTGAACGTCTCCGGCGGCTCGTTGCTCGGCTCGGCAACGGTCTCCATAGGCCACAACGCCCGGGTGGCGTGGAGCCACACCGTCGCCACCGGTGTCCCCCTCAACCTCCACCAGCTGACCCTCGACCCGGCCGACCCGACGGCGTACCTCGTGGACGGCAAGTCCGAGCGGATGACCCGGCGCACGATCACCGTCGAGGTGAAGGACGGCACCCCGGTGACCCGTACCCAGTGGTGGACCCGGTACGGCCCGGTCGTCACCTCGCTCGGCGCGTCCGTCCCGCTGCCCTGGACGACCACGACGGCGTACGCCCTCAACGACCCGAACGCGGCCAACCTGCGCGCCTCCGACACCGCGCTCGGCTTCAGCAAGGCGCGCGGCACGGCGGATGTGCTGACGTCCCTCCAGCGGACGCAGGGGCTGCCGTGGGTGAACACGATCGCCGCCGACGCGGCCGGTCACTCGCTGTTCACCCAGTCCCAGGTGCTCCCCCGCATCACCGACGAGCTGGCCCAGCGCTGTTCCACCCCGCTCGGCAAGGTCACCTACCCGTCCGCCGGTCTCGCGGTCCTCGACGGCTCGCGCGGCGACTGCGCACCCGGCAGCGACGCCGACGCCGTACAACCCGGGATCTTCGGCCCGGCGAAGATGCCGACCCTCACGGACGCGCCGTACGCGGAGAACTCCAACGACAGCGCCTGGCTGGCCAACGCCGAGCAGCCGCTGGCCGGGTACGAGCGGATCTTCGGCACGACCGGTACGCAGCGGTCGATGCGGACGCGCGGGGCGATCGAGGACGTGGCGGCGCTGGCGCGGCGCGGCGATCTGACCGTGCGGGACCTTCAGAGGCAGCAGTTCGCCAACCGGGTGCCGGCCGGTGACCTGATCGCGGCCGACGCGGCGAAGGCCTGTGCCGCGTTGCCGGGCGGTACGGCAACCGGCAGTGACGGCAAGGCCGTTGACGTGTCCGAGGCGTGCGGGGTGCTCGCGGCGTGGGACCGCACGGCGAACACGGACAGCCGGGGCGCGCTGCTCTTCGACCGGCTGTGGCGCCGTATCCCCGCGGCTCAGCTGTGGAAGGTCCCGTTCTCCGCGTCCGACCCGGTCGGCACCCCGAACACCCTCAACACGGACAGCACGGCGTTCCCCATCGCGCTCGCGGACACGGTAGCCGAGCTGCGGGCGGCGGGCATCGCGCTCAACTCACCCTTGGGACAGCATCAGTTCGTGGTCCGCAACGGCCAGCGCATCCCCGTCCCGGGCGGCACGGAGTCCCTCGGTGTCTGGAACAAGGTCGAGCCCGTGTGGGACACCGCGAACGGCGGCTACACCGAGGTCTCGACCGGCTCCAGCTACATCCAGGCCGTCGGCTGGGACGGCAGCCGCTGCCCGGTGGCCCACACCCTCCTGACGTACTCCCAGTCCTCCAACCCCAACTCCCCGCACTACAGCGACCAGACCCGCCTCTTCTCCCAGGAACGCTGGGTGACGTCCCGGTTCTGCGAGAAGGACATCCTGTCGTCGCCCTCGCTGCGGGTGGTGCGGGTGCGCTCGTGA
- a CDS encoding acyl-CoA synthetase, which yields MTSTPSTPPVGFWAQAGVDPGRIVLVAPDGEEWTAGRLHAAANRLVHGLRAAGLRRGDAFAVVLPNGVEFFTAHLAATQAGFYLVPINHHFVGPEIAWIVADSGAKVFLAHERFAAPACQAADEAGLPADHRYSVGEVEGFRPYAELLDDQPESAPADRELGWVMNYTSGTTGRPRGIRRPLPGKLPEEAYLGGFLGIFGIKPYDDNVHLVCSPLYHTAVLQFASASLHIGHRLVLMDKWTPEEMLRLIDAHRCTHTHMVPTQFHRLLALPEDVRARYDVSSMRHAIHGAAPCPDHVKRAMLDWWGPCVEEYYAASEGGGAFATAEDWLKKPGTVGKAWPISELAIFDDDGNRLPAGELGTVYLKMNTGGFSYHKDETKTKKNRIGDFFTVGDLGYLDEDGYLFLRDRKIDMIISGGVNIYPAEIESALLSHPAVADAAAFGIPHDDWGEEVKAVVEPAPGQEPGPDLAAALLAHCAEQLAGYKCPKTVDFITEMPRDPNGKLYKRRLRDPYWEGRTRPV from the coding sequence GTGACCAGCACCCCGAGCACACCCCCCGTCGGATTCTGGGCCCAGGCCGGTGTCGACCCCGGCCGGATCGTCCTCGTTGCTCCCGACGGCGAGGAGTGGACCGCGGGTCGGCTGCACGCCGCCGCCAATCGTCTCGTCCATGGCCTGCGCGCGGCCGGACTGCGCCGTGGGGACGCCTTCGCGGTCGTCCTGCCCAACGGCGTCGAGTTCTTCACCGCCCATCTGGCCGCCACCCAGGCCGGGTTCTATCTCGTCCCGATCAACCACCACTTCGTGGGCCCGGAGATCGCCTGGATCGTCGCCGACTCCGGCGCCAAGGTCTTCCTCGCCCATGAGCGCTTCGCCGCTCCCGCCTGCCAGGCCGCCGACGAGGCCGGGCTCCCGGCCGACCACCGGTACTCCGTCGGCGAGGTCGAGGGCTTCCGGCCGTACGCCGAACTCCTCGACGACCAACCGGAGTCGGCGCCCGCCGACCGCGAGCTCGGCTGGGTCATGAACTACACCTCGGGCACCACGGGCCGCCCCCGCGGCATCCGCCGCCCACTGCCCGGCAAACTCCCCGAGGAGGCCTACCTCGGCGGCTTCCTCGGCATCTTCGGCATCAAGCCCTACGACGACAACGTCCACCTCGTGTGCTCGCCGCTCTACCACACGGCGGTGCTCCAGTTCGCGAGCGCGTCCCTGCACATCGGCCACCGCCTGGTCCTGATGGACAAGTGGACACCGGAGGAGATGCTGCGCCTGATCGACGCCCACCGGTGCACGCACACCCACATGGTCCCGACCCAGTTCCACCGTCTGCTGGCCCTGCCCGAGGACGTCCGCGCACGGTACGACGTCTCCTCGATGCGGCACGCCATCCATGGCGCGGCCCCCTGCCCCGACCACGTCAAACGGGCGATGCTCGACTGGTGGGGCCCCTGCGTCGAGGAGTACTACGCGGCCAGCGAGGGCGGCGGTGCCTTCGCCACGGCGGAGGACTGGCTGAAGAAGCCCGGCACGGTCGGAAAGGCCTGGCCCATCAGCGAGTTGGCGATCTTCGACGACGACGGCAACCGGCTGCCGGCGGGTGAACTCGGCACGGTCTACCTGAAGATGAACACCGGCGGTTTCTCGTACCACAAGGACGAGACCAAGACGAAGAAGAACCGCATCGGCGACTTCTTCACCGTCGGCGACCTCGGCTACCTCGACGAGGACGGCTATCTCTTCCTCCGCGACCGCAAGATCGACATGATCATCTCCGGCGGCGTCAACATCTACCCCGCCGAGATAGAGTCCGCCCTCCTCTCCCACCCCGCCGTCGCCGACGCCGCCGCCTTCGGCATCCCGCACGACGACTGGGGCGAGGAGGTCAAGGCCGTCGTCGAACCGGCCCCGGGTCAGGAACCCGGACCGGACCTGGCCGCCGCCCTCCTCGCCCACTGCGCCGAACAACTCGCCGGCTACAAGTGCCCGAAGACCGTCGACTTCATCACCGAGATGCCCCGCGACCCCAACGGCAAGCTGTACAAGCGCCGTCTGCGGGACCCGTACTGGGAGGGGCGGACCCGGCCGGTCTGA
- a CDS encoding NAD(P)H-dependent flavin oxidoreductase gives MQTELSKKLGVEHAIFGFTPFPAVAAAISRAGGFGVLGAVRYTAPDDLKRDLDWIEGNVDGKPYGLDVVMPAKKVEGVTEADVEAMIPEGHRQFVRDTLAKYGVPELSEGEASGWRITGWMEQVARTQLDVAFDYPIKLLANALGSPPADVVERAHDHGVLVAALAGSARHALKHQEGGIDIVVAQGYEAGGHTGEIASMVLTPEVVDAVDPLPVLAAGGIGSGQQVAAALALGAQGVWLGSLWLTCTEADMSSPAVTRKLLAAGSSDTVRSRALTGKPARQLRTEWTDAWDDPHGPGTLPMPLQGLLVADALTRIQKYEVEPLLGTPVGQIVGRMNRERSVQDVFDDLTRGFERAVDHINRIAGRTGRNGQ, from the coding sequence ATGCAGACGGAGCTGAGCAAGAAACTGGGAGTCGAGCACGCCATCTTCGGCTTCACGCCGTTCCCCGCCGTCGCTGCGGCCATCAGCCGGGCCGGGGGGTTCGGGGTGCTCGGCGCGGTCCGCTACACCGCCCCCGACGACCTCAAACGCGACCTCGACTGGATCGAGGGGAATGTGGACGGCAAGCCCTACGGCCTGGACGTCGTCATGCCCGCCAAGAAGGTCGAAGGCGTCACCGAGGCCGACGTCGAGGCGATGATCCCCGAGGGACACCGGCAGTTCGTCCGGGACACCCTCGCCAAGTACGGCGTACCCGAGCTATCCGAGGGCGAGGCTTCCGGGTGGCGCATCACCGGGTGGATGGAACAGGTCGCCCGCACCCAGCTCGACGTCGCCTTCGACTACCCGATCAAGCTGCTCGCCAACGCCCTCGGCTCGCCGCCCGCCGACGTCGTGGAACGCGCTCATGACCACGGGGTTCTCGTTGCCGCGCTCGCGGGCAGTGCCCGGCACGCGCTCAAGCACCAGGAGGGCGGCATCGACATCGTCGTCGCCCAGGGCTACGAGGCCGGCGGGCACACCGGCGAGATCGCGTCCATGGTGCTGACCCCGGAGGTCGTGGACGCCGTGGACCCGCTGCCGGTGCTGGCCGCGGGCGGCATCGGCAGCGGACAGCAGGTGGCCGCCGCGCTGGCCCTGGGCGCCCAGGGAGTATGGCTGGGCTCGCTCTGGCTCACCTGCACCGAGGCCGACATGTCCTCGCCCGCGGTGACCCGCAAACTCCTCGCCGCGGGCTCCTCCGACACCGTCCGCTCCCGCGCCCTGACCGGCAAACCCGCCCGCCAGCTGCGCACCGAGTGGACCGACGCCTGGGACGACCCGCACGGCCCCGGCACGCTCCCCATGCCACTCCAGGGACTCCTCGTCGCCGACGCCCTGACCCGCATCCAGAAGTACGAGGTCGAACCCCTGCTCGGCACGCCCGTAGGGCAGATCGTCGGCCGCATGAACCGCGAACGCAGCGTCCAGGACGTCTTCGACGACCTCACCCGCGGCTTCGAACGGGCCGTCGACCACATCAACCGCATCGCCGGAAGAACGGGAAGGAACGGCCAGTGA
- a CDS encoding toll/interleukin-1 receptor domain-containing protein, with the protein MANVFISHRKVDVSAAERLSQDISTAGHDVWFDEWEIGIGDSIVERIDSGLGGTSYLVLCYSAAGVMSPWITREWMSALHRQMDGHGVRILPVRFGGSAPAILADLRYADLSTDWKLGLTQLLKAIR; encoded by the coding sequence ATGGCGAACGTCTTCATCAGTCATCGCAAAGTCGATGTGTCCGCAGCCGAGCGACTCTCCCAGGACATCTCCACGGCGGGCCACGACGTGTGGTTCGATGAATGGGAAATCGGTATCGGCGATTCCATCGTGGAGCGCATCGATTCCGGACTCGGCGGCACGTCATATCTGGTGCTGTGTTACTCGGCGGCGGGCGTCATGAGTCCCTGGATCACGCGCGAGTGGATGTCGGCACTCCATCGCCAGATGGACGGTCACGGTGTCCGCATCCTCCCCGTCAGGTTCGGCGGTTCAGCCCCGGCGATCCTGGCCGATCTCCGCTACGCGGACCTGTCGACCGACTGGAAGCTCGGTCTCACGCAACTCCTGAAGGCAATTCGCTGA
- a CDS encoding HEAT repeat domain-containing protein: MQILLAHAKGDAQLAAYIAEPLQSAGYEVLHYEGILVGDSLVEMASQAISRHCPVVLCGTARAAGSRWVTRLVSAARGHGTRIFTLHIEEDANLDALALDGKVAPYWKDPDGAIGMLLEALSDHCPAENQNLADPRLSQLERSYRERTLEACDIVDLINFPITDRELFTRNLLLRSLYVSLRVSVDISPGTDPYALDTKLQSLEAQREDHHSADTGSSRHSVGARLQESNRLVVLGDPGAGKSTLLRWITTAYLLRLKSDPDWSKLPDVDTLPDTDWLPVYIRCRELDRSGITGSLAEMIHHHLREAQFSTAQADDLTPMLLDALGDGRALLLIDGLDEIADPTLRARFCGTIEKIHIAFPKAPVIVTSRIVGYREMGLRITRGFEHVTVRDLTPEDKDDFARRWCEVTEPPFRRETAAEQLIRDIHSTDRVERLTGNPMLLTTMALVKKKVGKLPNRRADLYREAVDVLLCWRSDVDEPMNTREALPQLQYLAYTMCERGDQQIRQDEVVDILERMRREFPAIHDIRNRPSVEFLRRLERQTGILVEAGHVRHQDSSVPVYEFRHLTFQEYLAGLALVERRYPGRDRTQSLAEQVGVLTAHTSPFHGARGVDDVAVADNWREAIRLSVMTCKDDDVDDVLRAIATPLPEESASLTARPRAALACSCLADEPNVSEEVAAEIIERFIATLTQDDGKGPAVSVADMVLVEVGASVWGALLTRRIVTSFLRQPEEFDRLGGSASMVLSSSIPDGEDAVRRWVKTQVPLLREPQAEVAIEAALALMVAGFNSRLVLVPGLVEGLTSLLERGPCEAMAAAWALGWAQQHRHRSPWKPSPEDVRKFAELITSGDLPPSAVSFLLWCFNEGSANGHTGLAAAVMNHFVSANSGTRRRIAKGYAELFPHAVEPVMAALSRPEPEVRREAALLLSRLQDRHAVAPLLASLADIDGRPDMEVVQALGRLRAREAVKPLLGVLTDRKGAPHSQVVTALGAIGDLRAVEPLLDVLTRSDGEPRVDVVRALGELRDQRAAPRLLPLLVDSEGEPRFPVVHALGRLGDHEAVEPLLGVLTDGGAVQTPVVEALGLLGDRRAVPPLLRLLRDTPNPARHSLTDALGLLRDPQAVKPLLDVLFDENGDPDPYVVRALGRIGDPRALRALSAPREESASDVRLTTLAARAALGDRSALVTLQESMRGPVGSVRQLALWSLALMERDSFDKLLLSRDLDGESPGVDPNDVITDRTLTERAEAVDLTLAEVRARYDELAKRYPLKLAWSAITLPPPPTQP; encoded by the coding sequence GTGCAGATCCTGCTCGCGCACGCCAAAGGTGACGCACAACTCGCCGCCTACATAGCGGAGCCGCTCCAATCCGCTGGGTACGAAGTCCTGCACTACGAGGGCATACTCGTCGGCGATTCCCTGGTGGAGATGGCTTCCCAGGCAATTTCCCGGCACTGCCCGGTCGTGCTCTGCGGCACGGCGCGTGCGGCCGGAAGCCGCTGGGTGACGCGCTTGGTCAGCGCCGCGCGCGGCCATGGAACCCGGATCTTCACACTGCACATCGAGGAAGACGCCAATCTGGACGCCTTGGCCCTTGACGGCAAGGTCGCCCCCTATTGGAAGGATCCCGACGGAGCGATCGGCATGCTCCTTGAAGCGCTGTCGGACCACTGCCCCGCGGAAAACCAGAACCTTGCCGACCCGAGGTTGAGCCAACTCGAAAGAAGCTATCGAGAACGCACCCTCGAAGCCTGCGACATCGTCGATCTGATCAACTTTCCCATTACCGATCGCGAACTCTTCACCAGAAATCTGCTGCTGCGCAGCCTGTACGTCTCCCTGCGCGTTTCCGTAGACATCTCGCCAGGAACCGACCCCTACGCTCTCGACACAAAACTGCAGAGCCTCGAAGCCCAACGGGAAGACCACCACAGCGCGGACACCGGTAGTTCCCGACACTCGGTCGGGGCACGCCTCCAGGAGTCGAACCGCTTGGTGGTCCTCGGCGACCCAGGGGCCGGCAAGAGCACGCTGCTGCGCTGGATCACCACCGCCTATCTGCTGCGCCTCAAATCTGATCCCGACTGGAGCAAGCTGCCGGACGTCGACACCCTGCCCGACACCGACTGGCTCCCGGTGTACATCCGTTGTCGTGAGCTGGACCGGTCAGGCATCACCGGGTCGTTGGCCGAGATGATCCACCACCATCTGCGAGAGGCGCAGTTCTCCACCGCCCAGGCCGACGACCTCACACCCATGCTGCTCGACGCGTTGGGTGACGGCCGTGCGCTGCTCCTGATCGACGGCTTGGACGAGATCGCCGATCCCACTCTCCGTGCCAGGTTCTGCGGAACCATCGAGAAGATTCACATCGCCTTTCCGAAGGCTCCCGTCATCGTCACGTCACGGATCGTCGGTTACCGGGAGATGGGACTGAGGATCACCCGTGGGTTCGAGCATGTGACGGTGCGGGACCTGACCCCGGAGGACAAGGACGACTTCGCCCGCCGCTGGTGCGAGGTGACCGAGCCCCCGTTCCGTCGGGAGACCGCGGCGGAACAGCTCATCCGGGACATTCACAGCACCGATCGTGTCGAGCGCCTGACCGGCAATCCGATGCTGCTCACCACCATGGCTCTGGTGAAGAAGAAGGTCGGCAAGCTGCCGAACCGTCGGGCGGACCTGTATCGCGAAGCCGTCGACGTACTCCTTTGCTGGCGCAGCGACGTCGATGAGCCCATGAACACGCGTGAGGCGCTGCCCCAACTGCAGTACCTCGCCTACACCATGTGTGAACGCGGCGACCAACAGATCAGACAGGACGAGGTCGTTGACATCCTTGAACGGATGCGGAGGGAATTTCCGGCGATCCATGACATCCGTAACCGTCCCTCGGTCGAGTTCCTGCGCCGGCTGGAACGGCAGACCGGAATCCTCGTCGAGGCCGGGCACGTCCGCCATCAGGACAGCAGCGTTCCCGTCTACGAGTTCCGTCACCTGACCTTTCAGGAGTACCTCGCGGGGCTGGCACTGGTCGAGCGGAGATACCCGGGCCGCGATCGGACGCAGTCACTGGCGGAGCAGGTCGGTGTGCTCACGGCGCATACATCGCCGTTTCACGGCGCGCGCGGCGTCGATGACGTCGCTGTGGCGGACAACTGGCGTGAAGCCATCCGGCTGAGCGTGATGACGTGCAAGGACGACGACGTCGACGACGTTCTCCGAGCCATCGCCACTCCGCTCCCCGAGGAGTCCGCGTCACTGACCGCCAGACCACGCGCCGCTCTGGCGTGTTCCTGCCTCGCCGATGAGCCCAATGTCAGCGAGGAAGTGGCAGCGGAGATCATCGAGCGTTTCATCGCCACACTCACCCAGGACGACGGGAAGGGTCCTGCCGTCAGCGTCGCGGACATGGTGCTCGTGGAGGTCGGCGCATCCGTCTGGGGCGCACTTCTCACCCGGCGTATCGTGACCTCCTTCCTACGGCAGCCCGAGGAGTTCGACAGACTGGGCGGCTCCGCCTCTATGGTCCTCAGCAGTTCCATACCGGACGGCGAGGACGCGGTGCGTCGCTGGGTGAAGACGCAGGTGCCCCTTCTCCGGGAACCGCAGGCCGAGGTGGCGATCGAGGCCGCATTGGCTCTGATGGTCGCCGGCTTCAACAGCAGACTCGTCCTCGTCCCTGGCCTCGTGGAAGGGCTGACGTCCCTCCTCGAGCGCGGCCCCTGCGAAGCCATGGCGGCGGCTTGGGCTCTCGGCTGGGCCCAGCAGCACAGGCACAGGTCGCCTTGGAAGCCCTCGCCGGAGGATGTCCGCAAGTTCGCGGAGCTGATCACGTCGGGGGACCTGCCCCCCAGCGCGGTCTCCTTCCTGCTGTGGTGTTTCAACGAGGGCTCAGCCAACGGGCACACGGGGCTGGCCGCCGCCGTTATGAATCACTTCGTCTCCGCCAACAGTGGGACACGACGCCGGATCGCAAAGGGGTACGCGGAACTCTTCCCCCATGCCGTGGAACCTGTCATGGCGGCACTCTCTCGTCCCGAACCCGAAGTGCGCCGCGAAGCCGCCCTTCTTCTGAGCCGCCTCCAAGACCGCCACGCGGTGGCGCCCTTGCTGGCGTCACTGGCCGACATCGACGGCCGCCCCGACATGGAAGTCGTGCAGGCCCTGGGCCGACTGCGCGCCCGCGAAGCTGTGAAGCCCCTGCTCGGCGTACTGACCGACCGCAAAGGGGCACCCCACAGCCAGGTCGTCACCGCGCTCGGAGCCATCGGCGACCTCCGAGCCGTTGAACCGCTCCTGGACGTCCTCACCCGTAGCGACGGCGAGCCCCGCGTCGACGTCGTGCGGGCTCTTGGGGAACTCCGCGACCAGCGTGCAGCGCCTCGCTTGCTCCCCCTCCTGGTGGACAGCGAGGGCGAACCGCGCTTCCCGGTGGTCCACGCCCTGGGCCGGCTGGGGGATCACGAAGCGGTGGAGCCGTTGCTCGGTGTCCTGACGGACGGCGGCGCAGTCCAGACGCCGGTCGTCGAGGCGCTCGGCCTGCTCGGCGATCGCAGAGCGGTGCCACCTCTTCTCCGCCTGCTGCGCGACACTCCGAACCCAGCACGCCACTCACTCACCGACGCGCTGGGCCTGCTCCGTGATCCACAAGCCGTCAAACCCCTGCTCGACGTCCTCTTCGACGAGAACGGCGATCCCGACCCGTACGTCGTCAGGGCTCTGGGGCGCATCGGTGATCCCCGAGCCCTGCGAGCGCTGTCAGCGCCGCGCGAGGAATCCGCGTCGGATGTCAGACTCACCACCCTGGCCGCTCGGGCAGCGCTGGGAGACCGGTCGGCACTGGTCACGCTCCAAGAATCCATGCGCGGCCCCGTCGGATCGGTCCGCCAGCTGGCACTGTGGTCACTCGCCTTGATGGAGAGGGACTCGTTCGACAAATTGCTGTTGTCGAGGGACCTCGACGGCGAGTCACCCGGCGTCGACCCGAACGACGTCATCACCGACCGCACGCTCACCGAACGCGCCGAGGCCGTGGACCTCACACTCGCCGAAGTCCGCGCCCGTTACGACGAGTTGGCGAAACGCTACCCATTGAAGCTCGCCTGGTCAGCGATCACTCTGCCGCCCCCTCCAACACAGCCATAG
- a CDS encoding phytoene desaturase family protein has translation MPALVGHTYDVVIVGGGHNGLVAAAYLARAGRSVLVLERLDHTGGAAISTRPFDGVDARLSRYSYLVSLLPKKIVRDLGLDFRVRTRTISSYTPVQRDGRPTGLLVGGGERRTREAFARLTGGEHEYAAWQRFYGMTGRVAERIFPTLTEPLPTREELRRRVDDEEAWRTLFEEPIGVAVEDRFADDLVRGVVLTDALIGTFADAHDPSLAQNRCFLYHVIGGGTGAWDVPVGGMGALTDALAAAARDAGAVLATGHEAVRIATDGRTAEVTYRTADGESVAAARHVLVNASPQALAELTGDAPPAPAEGAQLKVNMLLKRLPRLRDSAVDPREAFAGTFHIAEGYEELATAHAEAAAGRLPSAPPSEIYCHSLTDPSILGPELVEQGYQTLTLFGLHTPARLFDADNSGVREELLKATVAQLDAHLEEPIADCLATDAQGRPCIEAKTPLDLERDLRLPGGNIFHRELAWPYTQDGTGRWGVETAHANVLLCGAGAVRGGGVSGVPGHNAAMAVLEGAAE, from the coding sequence ATGCCTGCACTCGTTGGACACACGTACGACGTCGTGATCGTCGGCGGCGGACACAACGGCCTCGTCGCCGCCGCCTACCTCGCCCGGGCCGGACGGTCCGTCCTGGTCCTGGAGCGGCTGGACCACACCGGCGGCGCCGCGATCTCCACCCGGCCGTTCGACGGCGTCGACGCGCGGCTGTCGCGCTACTCGTACCTGGTCAGCCTGCTCCCCAAGAAGATCGTCCGGGACCTGGGCCTGGACTTCCGCGTCCGGACGCGCACGATCTCCTCGTACACCCCCGTCCAACGCGACGGCCGGCCGACCGGACTCCTGGTCGGCGGCGGCGAGCGGCGCACCCGCGAGGCCTTCGCGCGCCTCACCGGCGGCGAGCACGAGTACGCGGCCTGGCAGCGGTTCTACGGCATGACCGGCCGCGTCGCCGAACGGATCTTCCCGACCCTCACCGAGCCGCTGCCCACCCGTGAGGAGCTGCGCCGCCGGGTGGACGACGAGGAGGCCTGGCGGACCCTGTTCGAGGAGCCGATCGGCGTCGCCGTGGAGGACCGCTTCGCCGACGACCTGGTCCGGGGGGTCGTCCTCACCGACGCCCTGATCGGCACCTTCGCCGACGCCCACGACCCTTCCCTCGCGCAGAACCGCTGCTTCCTCTACCACGTGATCGGAGGCGGCACCGGCGCCTGGGACGTGCCGGTCGGCGGCATGGGTGCCCTGACCGACGCCCTCGCCGCGGCGGCACGGGACGCAGGCGCGGTCCTCGCCACCGGGCACGAGGCGGTGCGGATCGCCACGGACGGGCGTACGGCGGAGGTGACGTACCGAACGGCCGACGGCGAGAGCGTCGCCGCGGCCCGGCACGTGCTGGTGAACGCCTCCCCGCAGGCCCTGGCCGAACTGACCGGCGACGCGCCCCCGGCCCCCGCCGAGGGCGCCCAGCTGAAGGTGAACATGCTGCTCAAGCGGCTGCCGAGGCTGCGCGACAGCGCGGTCGATCCGCGCGAGGCGTTCGCGGGCACCTTCCACATCGCCGAGGGGTACGAGGAGCTGGCCACCGCCCACGCGGAGGCCGCGGCGGGCCGGCTGCCCTCCGCGCCGCCCTCGGAGATCTACTGTCACTCGCTGACGGACCCGTCGATCCTGGGCCCCGAGCTGGTCGAACAGGGCTACCAGACCCTGACCCTTTTCGGACTGCACACGCCCGCACGGCTCTTCGACGCCGACAACTCCGGCGTGCGCGAGGAGCTGTTGAAGGCGACCGTCGCCCAACTCGACGCCCACCTGGAGGAGCCGATCGCCGACTGCCTCGCGACGGACGCCCAGGGCCGCCCCTGCATCGAGGCCAAGACCCCGCTCGACCTGGAACGCGACCTGCGCCTGCCCGGCGGCAACATCTTCCACCGCGAACTCGCCTGGCCCTACACCCAGGACGGCACCGGCCGCTGGGGCGTGGAGACCGCCCACGCCAACGTGCTCCTGTGCGGGGCGGGCGCGGTGCGCGGGGGCGGGGTGAGCGGGGTGCCGGGGCACAATGCGGCTATGGCTGTGTTGGAGGGGGCGGCAGAGTGA